The Gammaproteobacteria bacterium genome has a segment encoding these proteins:
- a CDS encoding SUF system Fe-S cluster assembly regulator codes for MLRISRLTDYGTMILVHLAGRAGHVCSASDVAAGTHVALPTVQKILKFLARAGLVVSVRGADGGYTLGRAPEAISAADILDALEGPVAITECSQSDSQCELESLCPVGSAWQRINKSIRVALDEITLADLRGPARDIPVAALTRGITRPLVRLDRG; via the coding sequence ATGCTGCGTATCAGCCGACTGACCGATTACGGCACGATGATCCTCGTGCACCTCGCCGGCCGCGCTGGGCACGTCTGCTCGGCAAGCGACGTCGCAGCCGGCACACACGTCGCCCTGCCGACGGTGCAGAAGATCCTCAAGTTTCTTGCCCGCGCCGGGCTGGTCGTATCGGTGCGCGGTGCCGACGGCGGTTACACACTTGGTCGCGCACCGGAAGCCATCAGCGCGGCCGACATACTTGACGCACTCGAGGGGCCGGTGGCCATCACGGAGTGCAGCCAGTCGGACAGCCAGTGCGAACTCGAATCGCTCTGCCCGGTCGGCAGCGCCTGGCAGCGGATCAACAAATCCATCCGCGTCGCGCTCGACGAGATCACGCTCGCCGATCTCCGCGGACCGGCCCGTGACATTCCGGTTGCCGCCCTGACGCGCGGCATCACGCGCCCGCTGGTGCGCCTCGATCGCGGCTGA
- the sufB gene encoding Fe-S cluster assembly protein SufB encodes MSSNQEHIEQLVSRKYRHGFVTDIESDTLPPGLDEDVIRLISRKKNEPEFLLQWRLKSFRHWLTMREPSWSKVHYPPIDYQGISYYSAPKPRADAPKSIEEVDPKLLETYEKLGIPLHERARLAGVAVDAVFDSVSVTTTFKEKLAAAGVIFCSFSEAVQQHAALVEQYLGTVVPYRDNFFATLNSAVFTDGSFVYVPKGVRCPMELSTYFRINAAKTGQFERTLIVADEGAHVSYLEGCTAPQRDENQLHAAVVELVALRDAEIKYSTVQNWYPGDEEGRGGIYNFVTKRGDCRGANSKISWTQVEAGSAITWKYPSCILRGENSVGEFYSVAVTNNLQQADTGTKMIHIGRNTRSTIISKGISAGRAQQSYRGLVKVFPTASGARNFTQCDSLLIGARCGAHTFPYMEVKNSTAIVEHEATTSKISDDQLFYCRQRGLSAEDAVNVIVNGFCKQVFRELPMEFAVEAQNLLNVSLEGAVG; translated from the coding sequence ATGAGCAGTAACCAGGAACACATCGAGCAGCTCGTTTCGCGCAAGTACCGGCACGGCTTCGTCACGGACATCGAATCCGACACGCTTCCGCCCGGACTCGACGAGGACGTGATCCGGCTGATCTCGCGCAAGAAGAATGAACCCGAATTCCTGCTGCAGTGGCGACTGAAGTCATTCCGCCACTGGCTGACGATGCGTGAGCCCTCCTGGTCCAAGGTTCATTATCCCCCGATCGACTACCAGGGGATCTCCTACTACTCCGCGCCCAAGCCGCGGGCCGATGCCCCGAAAAGCATCGAGGAAGTGGACCCGAAACTGCTCGAAACCTACGAGAAGCTCGGCATTCCGTTGCACGAGCGCGCGCGGCTCGCTGGCGTAGCAGTGGACGCCGTTTTCGACAGCGTCTCGGTGACGACGACGTTCAAGGAAAAGCTGGCCGCAGCAGGCGTGATTTTCTGCTCGTTCTCGGAGGCGGTGCAGCAACACGCTGCCCTCGTCGAGCAGTACCTCGGGACCGTGGTTCCTTACCGGGACAACTTCTTTGCGACGCTGAACTCCGCCGTGTTCACCGACGGATCGTTCGTGTACGTACCGAAGGGCGTGCGCTGTCCGATGGAGCTGTCCACCTACTTCCGCATCAATGCCGCGAAGACCGGCCAGTTCGAGCGTACGCTGATCGTTGCCGACGAAGGCGCCCACGTCAGCTACCTCGAGGGCTGCACGGCGCCCCAGCGCGACGAGAACCAGCTGCATGCGGCCGTCGTGGAACTGGTGGCGCTGCGCGACGCCGAGATCAAGTACTCGACAGTGCAGAACTGGTACCCCGGCGACGAAGAGGGGCGTGGCGGCATCTACAACTTCGTCACCAAGCGCGGCGACTGCCGCGGTGCCAATTCGAAGATCTCCTGGACTCAGGTGGAGGCCGGTTCGGCCATCACCTGGAAGTACCCGAGCTGCATCCTGCGCGGCGAAAATTCCGTCGGCGAGTTCTACTCGGTCGCGGTGACCAACAACCTGCAGCAGGCCGACACCGGCACCAAGATGATCCACATTGGCCGCAATACGCGCAGCACGATCATCTCCAAGGGCATCTCGGCCGGCCGCGCCCAACAATCTTATCGCGGACTGGTCAAGGTGTTCCCCACCGCGAGCGGCGCACGCAATTTCACCCAGTGTGACTCGCTGCTGATCGGCGCACGCTGTGGCGCGCACACCTTCCCGTACATGGAGGTGAAGAACTCGACCGCGATCGTCGAACACGAGGCGACCACATCGAAAATCTCCGACGACCAGCTCTTCTACTGCCGCCAGCGAGGCCTGTCGGCGGAAGACGCCGTCAACGTCATCGTCAACGGCTTCTGTAAACAGGTCTTCCGGGAACTGCCGATGGAGTTCGCGGTTGAAGCGCAGAACCTGCTCAATGTCAGCCTCGAGGGTGCGGTTGGCTGA
- a CDS encoding cysteine desulfurase: protein MTTRAPSASAATAPGQPDLDVERIRADFPILHQQINGHPLAYLDSAASSQHPAQVIEAISRYYERDHANVHRGVHTLSHRATEAQEHARAAVRRFLNAREAREIIFTRGATEAINLVAFSFGQSLRPGDEILISHMEHHSNIVPWQLACERSGARLNVVPINERGELRMEEFQRRLNERTRLVAMVHVSNALGTVNPVAEITAAARSRGIPVLIDGAQAIAHQAVDVQAIDCDFYAFSGHKMCGPTGIGALYGRAEWLERLPPFQGGGDMILSVSFAGTTYNELPYKFEAGTPNVAGAVGLGAAIEYLESIGMQQIECYEHTLLEYATAAVGALPGVRLIGQAAQRAGVLSFNLDGIHPHDLGTVLDHQGVAIRTGHHCAMPVMDFFGTAGTARASLAFYNTRRDVDQLVAGLAIATKMLR, encoded by the coding sequence ATGACCACACGCGCGCCCTCTGCTTCTGCCGCCACCGCACCCGGACAGCCCGACCTGGACGTCGAGCGGATCCGCGCGGATTTCCCGATCCTGCATCAGCAGATTAATGGCCATCCGCTCGCCTACCTGGACAGTGCAGCCTCATCGCAACATCCAGCTCAGGTCATCGAGGCCATCAGCCGCTATTACGAACGCGACCACGCCAACGTTCATCGTGGTGTACACACGCTGAGCCACCGCGCCACTGAGGCCCAGGAACACGCGCGGGCGGCGGTGCGCCGCTTCCTGAATGCCCGCGAGGCACGTGAAATCATCTTCACGCGCGGCGCGACCGAGGCGATCAACCTGGTCGCCTTCAGTTTCGGGCAGAGTCTGCGTCCCGGCGATGAGATCCTCATCTCCCACATGGAACACCACTCCAACATCGTTCCGTGGCAACTCGCCTGCGAACGTTCCGGCGCACGCCTGAACGTCGTTCCGATCAACGAGCGCGGCGAGTTGCGCATGGAGGAGTTTCAGCGGCGTCTGAACGAGCGCACGCGCCTGGTCGCGATGGTCCACGTCTCGAATGCGCTCGGCACCGTCAACCCGGTGGCGGAGATCACCGCAGCGGCACGCTCACGCGGGATCCCTGTCCTGATCGACGGCGCGCAGGCCATTGCCCACCAGGCCGTGGATGTGCAGGCCATCGACTGCGACTTCTACGCGTTTTCGGGCCACAAGATGTGCGGCCCGACCGGTATCGGCGCACTCTACGGGCGCGCGGAGTGGCTCGAGCGGCTGCCGCCGTTCCAGGGCGGCGGAGACATGATTCTCAGCGTGAGCTTTGCCGGCACGACGTACAACGAACTTCCCTACAAGTTCGAGGCGGGCACCCCCAACGTCGCCGGCGCCGTGGGCCTGGGGGCGGCAATCGAATACCTCGAGTCCATCGGGATGCAGCAGATCGAGTGCTATGAGCACACCCTGCTGGAGTACGCAACGGCCGCGGTAGGCGCGCTACCCGGCGTCCGGCTGATCGGCCAGGCCGCACAGAGGGCCGGGGTGCTGTCGTTCAATCTCGACGGCATCCACCCGCACGACCTCGGTACCGTTCTCGATCACCAGGGCGTGGCGATCCGCACCGGGCACCATTGCGCGATGCCCGTGATGGATTTCTTCGGCACCGCGGGAACCGCGCGTGCCTCACTGGCGTTCTACAACACGCGGCGTGATGTCGACCAACTGGTAGCGGGCCTGGCAATTGCGACGAAGATGCTGCGATGA
- the mlaE gene encoding lipid asymmetry maintenance ABC transporter permease subunit MlaE, producing the protein MLHRIAQGVRKLGAVALFFLAMLRALPYTVRRPILISRQVHNAGVLSLVIIMTSGFFVGMVIGLQGYDAFSRLRQEDLLGAGAALTLLKELGPVVTALLFAGRAGTALTAEIGLMRATDQISAMEVMAIDPMGRIAVPRFLGGVISVPLLTAVFNSVGILGAWFVGVQLMGVDNGAFWSQMQEYVETGDVGEGVLKSVVFGVAASLVAVFEGYTAAPTAEGVGLATTRTVVITSVLVLILDYMITAFLL; encoded by the coding sequence ATGCTGCACCGGATCGCGCAGGGCGTGCGCAAGCTCGGCGCGGTGGCGCTGTTCTTCCTCGCCATGTTGCGGGCCCTGCCGTACACGGTGCGCCGACCGATCCTGATCTCGCGCCAGGTCCACAACGCGGGCGTGCTGTCGCTGGTCATCATCATGACCTCCGGGTTCTTCGTCGGCATGGTGATTGGTCTGCAGGGCTACGATGCATTCTCCCGGCTGCGGCAGGAGGACCTGCTCGGTGCCGGTGCGGCGCTGACGCTGCTCAAGGAACTCGGGCCGGTGGTTACCGCGCTGCTTTTTGCCGGGCGGGCGGGTACGGCTCTGACTGCCGAGATTGGCCTGATGCGCGCCACCGACCAGATCTCCGCGATGGAGGTGATGGCGATCGACCCGATGGGCCGTATTGCGGTCCCGCGCTTCCTCGGCGGGGTGATCTCCGTGCCGCTGTTGACGGCCGTGTTCAACAGCGTCGGCATTCTTGGCGCCTGGTTCGTGGGCGTGCAGCTCATGGGCGTGGACAACGGCGCGTTCTGGTCGCAGATGCAGGAATACGTCGAGACCGGGGACGTGGGCGAGGGCGTACTCAAGAGCGTTGTGTTCGGGGTGGCCGCGAGCCTCGTGGCGGTGTTCGAGGGGTATACCGCCGCGCCGACCGCCGAGGGCGTCGGGCTTGCGACCACCCGCACCGTGGTGATCACCTCGGTGCTCGTGTTGATTCTCGATTACATGATCACGGCATTCCTTCTGTAA
- the mlaD gene encoding outer membrane lipid asymmetry maintenance protein MlaD encodes MASTPAREIGAGLFILLGFAALFFLATQTTNIESYVDDSGYIITARFQDIAGLKVRAPVSMAGVNIGRVERIAFDPERLEALVTMRIAAGFDRIPDDSDASILTAGLLGSKYVGIGPGGSETYLHNNSEIELTQSAIVLENIVGKMLFKLGVESDDTKTSQ; translated from the coding sequence ATGGCAAGCACACCGGCTAGGGAAATCGGGGCGGGATTGTTCATCCTGCTGGGCTTTGCGGCGCTGTTTTTTCTCGCGACGCAGACCACCAACATCGAGAGCTATGTTGACGACAGCGGTTACATCATCACGGCGAGGTTCCAGGACATTGCCGGCCTCAAGGTCCGCGCGCCGGTCTCGATGGCCGGGGTGAACATCGGCCGCGTGGAGCGCATAGCGTTCGATCCGGAGAGGCTCGAAGCCCTGGTGACCATGCGTATCGCGGCCGGGTTCGACCGGATCCCCGACGACTCGGACGCCAGCATCCTCACCGCGGGGCTGCTCGGGAGCAAATACGTGGGCATCGGGCCTGGTGGTTCCGAGACGTATCTGCACAACAACAGTGAAATCGAACTGACGCAGTCGGCGATCGTACTGGAGAACATCGTCGGCAAGATGCTGTTCAAGCTGGGAGTCGAGAGCGATGATACGAAAACTTCTCAGTAG
- the sufT gene encoding putative Fe-S cluster assembly protein SufT, with the protein MFGQDSEPVTLKRDLDAITVPAGMPDQLPRGSLVFITQAMGGSFTIYFEGNLYRVSGRDADALGKEPAAAPALPPDATDDEFENLVWDQMRTVYDPEIPINIVELGLVYECRITRNDTGERAVDIQMTVTAPGCGMGEILVEDVRDKVSLLPTVATVNVELVFDPPWNQSMMSEAARLEAGLL; encoded by the coding sequence ATGTTCGGCCAGGACAGCGAACCCGTCACACTGAAGCGCGACCTCGACGCCATCACCGTACCCGCGGGCATGCCGGATCAACTCCCGCGCGGGTCGCTGGTGTTCATCACGCAGGCGATGGGCGGCAGCTTTACGATCTATTTCGAGGGCAACCTGTATCGGGTCTCCGGGCGCGACGCGGACGCACTGGGCAAGGAACCGGCAGCAGCGCCGGCACTGCCTCCAGACGCTACGGATGACGAATTCGAGAACCTGGTCTGGGACCAGATGCGCACGGTCTACGATCCCGAGATACCGATCAATATCGTGGAACTCGGGCTCGTCTACGAGTGCCGCATCACCAGGAACGACACCGGCGAACGCGCCGTGGACATCCAGATGACCGTTACCGCCCCCGGCTGCGGCATGGGTGAAATCCTGGTCGAGGATGTCCGTGACAAGGTGAGCCTGCTACCGACTGTTGCCACCGTCAATGTCGAACTGGTATTCGACCCACCCTGGAACCAGAGCATGATGTCGGAAGCCGCGCGCCTCGAAGCGGGCCTTCTCTGA
- a CDS encoding ABC transporter substrate-binding protein: protein MIRKLLSSLVLAAVFTAAGAEETAQQVVEQAVDRISAQLNGRREELAANKQELYALINRELLPKFDVDYAGRLVLGKAWRDATPAQRQRFVDVFYNFLLRSYATAILKFEQDDIRILPQRAPPQDGRTLVRTEMKMPDGTLVPVNYSMRSTPEGWKAYDVRIEGISYVQNYRNQFNAEVAAKGLDALIERLEKETEDIDSGRREPEQIEPTPGKKEGK, encoded by the coding sequence ATGATACGAAAACTTCTCAGTAGCCTCGTTCTTGCGGCCGTTTTCACCGCGGCAGGAGCCGAGGAAACGGCGCAGCAGGTCGTCGAACAGGCGGTCGACCGGATCTCCGCCCAGCTCAATGGTCGCCGTGAGGAGCTGGCGGCGAACAAGCAGGAGCTCTACGCCCTCATCAACCGCGAACTACTGCCGAAGTTCGACGTCGATTATGCCGGCCGGCTGGTGCTCGGCAAGGCGTGGCGGGACGCTACACCGGCGCAACGCCAGCGTTTCGTCGACGTGTTCTACAACTTCCTGTTACGCAGCTACGCCACGGCCATCCTGAAGTTCGAACAGGACGATATTCGCATCCTGCCGCAGAGGGCGCCGCCGCAGGACGGGCGCACACTGGTGCGGACGGAGATGAAGATGCCGGACGGCACCCTGGTGCCGGTCAACTATTCGATGCGCAGCACGCCGGAGGGGTGGAAAGCCTATGACGTCCGCATTGAAGGTATTTCCTACGTGCAGAACTACCGCAACCAGTTCAACGCTGAAGTGGCGGCCAAGGGCCTCGATGCCTTGATCGAGCGCCTCGAGAAAGAGACCGAAGACATCGATTCCGGCCGTCGCGAGCCCGAGCAGATCGAGCCGACGCCAGGCAAGAAGGAGGGCAAGTGA
- a CDS encoding fructose-bisphosphate aldolase class I, with product MTAQDLAAIARAMVAPGKGILAADESFPTIKKRFTAINVDSTEDNRRLYREMLFTAPGLSRHIGGVILFDETLRQSSRAGVPFARLLADQGVLPGIKVDAGAKPLAGFPGETVTEGLDGLRDRLKEYASLGAKFAKWRAVIDISDAIPTPFGIEANAHALARYAALCQESGIVPIVEPEVLMDGGHTLERCEEVTALALDATFRALRAHRVELTGMILKPNMVISGKKCPKRAGVREVAEATVRCLRGHVPATVPGIAFLSGGQSSAEATAHLSAMNEMGPHPWQLSFSYGRALQDEALKAWGGKDGQFKAGQTAFARRAELNGLARAGQYRAAMEAA from the coding sequence ATGACGGCTCAGGATTTGGCCGCGATCGCTCGCGCCATGGTCGCTCCCGGCAAGGGAATTCTGGCGGCTGACGAGAGTTTTCCGACCATCAAGAAACGCTTCACGGCGATCAACGTCGATTCCACGGAAGACAACCGCCGCCTCTACCGGGAAATGCTGTTCACTGCTCCGGGTCTGTCCAGGCATATCGGTGGCGTGATCCTCTTCGACGAGACCCTGCGCCAGTCCAGCCGCGCGGGCGTGCCGTTTGCCAGGCTGCTGGCCGATCAGGGCGTGTTGCCGGGCATCAAGGTCGATGCCGGGGCCAAGCCGCTGGCTGGATTTCCGGGCGAGACGGTTACGGAAGGGCTCGACGGCCTGCGCGATCGCCTGAAGGAATATGCCAGCCTCGGCGCGAAGTTTGCCAAGTGGCGTGCGGTCATCGACATCTCCGACGCGATTCCGACGCCCTTCGGCATTGAGGCGAATGCGCATGCGCTTGCCCGCTACGCGGCGCTCTGCCAGGAGTCGGGCATAGTCCCCATCGTCGAGCCTGAGGTGCTGATGGACGGGGGTCACACGCTCGAACGCTGCGAAGAAGTTACCGCGCTCGCGCTCGATGCAACGTTCCGTGCGCTGCGCGCGCACCGCGTGGAGCTCACGGGCATGATCCTCAAGCCCAACATGGTGATCTCCGGCAAGAAGTGCCCGAAGCGCGCCGGCGTGCGCGAAGTGGCGGAGGCAACCGTGCGCTGCCTGCGTGGGCACGTGCCCGCTACGGTGCCCGGCATCGCGTTTCTTTCCGGTGGGCAGAGTTCTGCCGAGGCGACGGCCCACCTGAGCGCGATGAACGAGATGGGGCCTCACCCCTGGCAGCTCTCATTCTCCTACGGTCGCGCGTTGCAGGACGAAGCCTTGAAGGCATGGGGCGGCAAGGATGGGCAGTTCAAGGCCGGCCAGACTGCGTTCGCGCGCCGGGCCGAGTTGAACGGACTGGCCCGGGCGGGGCAGTACCGGGCCGCGATGGAAGCGGCCTGA
- the sufD gene encoding Fe-S cluster assembly protein SufD translates to MSEAATVPATVQAASAAAALSEPALAWLATVRERALQAFVAHGFPTTSSEDWRYTDLRDTARRIADYLSRPVPPATANSYSALLERLGVLDDLHGPALILSDGTLAVDPATAPVMAGLTLSALSAAQPATRTALAERITAATEGDGALAALNTALLRQGLVVDVAAGADLEAPVYIVCTTTTEGAPQNRILIHLRRGSRATIVEHHLGLTAAVSNTKTDVLCEPDSTLVYVKLQEDSPAATHLASQRVRLEGGARARLLHLDLGAQLARNDLHVSLDGTGAEVSANGLFFADAARHLDNHTRIEHHAAHTVSQELYRGVVSERGRGVFNGKVIVHAGANGTDAKLTNQNLLLSDTAEVDTKPELEIYADEVRCSHGATTGQLDAGAIFYLRSRGIEEAQARRMLIASFVREILRNLPDAALEAHVARRLAARLPELDEAAETP, encoded by the coding sequence ATGAGCGAGGCCGCGACTGTTCCCGCCACCGTGCAGGCCGCCAGCGCCGCAGCGGCGCTGAGCGAGCCCGCGCTGGCCTGGCTCGCCACCGTGCGTGAACGGGCACTGCAGGCTTTTGTGGCACACGGGTTTCCCACCACCAGTTCGGAGGATTGGCGCTACACCGACCTGCGCGATACCGCCCGACGCATTGCTGATTACCTGTCCCGGCCCGTACCGCCGGCGACGGCGAACTCGTACTCCGCCCTGCTCGAGCGACTGGGCGTTCTCGATGATCTGCACGGTCCAGCGCTGATCCTCAGCGACGGCACGCTCGCCGTGGATCCGGCCACTGCGCCGGTGATGGCTGGACTTACCCTGAGCGCGCTGAGCGCGGCCCAGCCGGCCACCCGCACCGCCCTGGCCGAGAGGATCACCGCTGCCACGGAAGGCGACGGCGCACTGGCTGCATTGAACACCGCGTTGCTGCGGCAGGGGCTGGTGGTCGATGTGGCGGCAGGCGCCGATCTCGAGGCCCCGGTCTATATCGTGTGCACCACCACCACGGAGGGCGCACCGCAGAACCGCATCCTGATCCATCTGCGGCGTGGCAGCCGTGCGACGATCGTGGAGCATCATCTCGGCCTGACGGCCGCGGTGTCGAATACGAAGACCGACGTGCTGTGCGAGCCCGATTCGACACTCGTTTACGTCAAGCTCCAGGAAGACTCGCCGGCGGCCACCCACCTGGCCTCGCAGCGCGTGCGCCTCGAAGGCGGCGCACGCGCCCGGCTCCTGCACCTCGACCTCGGCGCGCAGCTGGCCCGAAACGACCTGCATGTAAGTCTCGATGGGACCGGCGCCGAGGTCAGCGCGAACGGCCTGTTTTTCGCCGACGCTGCGCGCCACCTCGACAACCACACCCGGATCGAGCACCACGCAGCGCACACGGTGAGCCAGGAACTGTATCGCGGCGTGGTGAGCGAGCGGGGCCGTGGCGTGTTCAACGGCAAGGTGATCGTTCACGCGGGAGCGAACGGCACGGATGCGAAGCTCACCAACCAGAACCTGCTCCTGTCAGATACCGCCGAGGTGGACACCAAGCCCGAGCTCGAGATCTATGCGGACGAGGTTCGCTGCAGCCATGGCGCTACCACGGGCCAGCTCGATGCGGGCGCGATCTTCTACCTGCGCTCGCGCGGCATCGAAGAGGCGCAGGCACGGCGCATGCTGATCGCCTCGTTCGTTCGGGAGATTCTGCGCAATCTGCCGGACGCAGCACTGGAGGCCCACGTCGCCCGGCGGCTCGCCGCACGGCTGCCAGAACTGGACGAGGCAGCTGAAACACCATGA
- a CDS encoding SUF system NifU family Fe-S cluster assembly protein translates to MTPETADVSRLYRDRVLDHSRNPRNSRRIPEPDARAEGHNPLCGDKVAVYLQIEDGRIRDAAFEATGCAISIASASMMTETVRDQSIATARAAIHDAEATFAGGVDSPPGELAALAAVRAYPSRIRCALLPWRTLAAALAGQAGTVSTEQGT, encoded by the coding sequence ATGACACCCGAAACCGCCGACGTAAGCCGCCTGTACCGCGACCGCGTGCTCGATCACAGCCGTAACCCGCGCAATTCACGCCGTATTCCCGAGCCGGACGCTCGCGCCGAAGGCCACAACCCGCTTTGTGGCGACAAAGTCGCCGTTTACCTGCAGATCGAGGATGGCCGGATCCGCGACGCCGCCTTCGAGGCCACCGGTTGCGCCATCTCGATCGCCTCGGCCTCGATGATGACAGAGACCGTCCGTGACCAGTCAATTGCGACCGCGCGTGCCGCGATCCACGATGCCGAGGCGACCTTTGCCGGGGGCGTCGACTCACCGCCCGGGGAACTGGCAGCGCTCGCCGCGGTGCGCGCTTATCCCTCACGGATACGCTGCGCGCTGTTGCCGTGGCGAACCCTCGCGGCAGCGCTCGCCGGCCAGGCCGGCACCGTCAGCACCGAGCAAGGAACCTGA
- the sufC gene encoding Fe-S cluster assembly ATPase SufC, with translation MLEIDNLYANAGRTPILKGLSLAIKAGEVHAIMGPNGSGKSTLAHVLAGRDGYEVTAGRVQYQGRDLLGMSPEERAREGLFLGFQYPVEIPGVNNLYLLRAALNARRKHRGEAEIDAIGFMRLAKEKARLMQMGEQFMNRGVNEGFSGGEKKRNEIFQMAVLQPALAVLDETDSGLDIDALKVVANGVNSLRDGQRGFLLVTHYQRLLDHIEPDFVHVLAGGRIVRTGDKSLAAELESHGYDSLLGTASRQAAR, from the coding sequence CTGCTGGAAATTGACAATCTCTACGCCAACGCAGGCAGGACTCCGATCCTGAAAGGCCTCTCGCTGGCGATCAAGGCTGGCGAAGTGCATGCCATCATGGGGCCAAACGGCTCAGGCAAGAGCACGCTCGCCCATGTGCTGGCCGGACGCGACGGCTACGAGGTGACCGCAGGCCGTGTCCAGTACCAGGGCCGAGACCTGCTCGGAATGAGCCCGGAGGAACGCGCGCGTGAGGGCCTCTTCCTCGGGTTCCAGTACCCGGTCGAAATCCCCGGTGTCAACAATCTCTACCTGCTGCGCGCGGCCCTGAATGCCCGCCGCAAGCATCGTGGCGAAGCGGAGATCGATGCCATCGGATTCATGCGACTGGCGAAGGAGAAGGCTCGCTTGATGCAGATGGGCGAGCAGTTCATGAATCGCGGCGTTAATGAAGGCTTCTCCGGCGGCGAGAAGAAACGCAACGAGATTTTCCAGATGGCGGTCCTGCAACCGGCGCTCGCGGTGCTGGATGAGACCGATTCCGGGCTGGACATCGACGCCCTGAAGGTCGTGGCGAACGGTGTCAACAGCCTGCGCGACGGCCAGCGCGGCTTCCTGCTGGTCACCCATTACCAGCGGCTGCTCGACCACATCGAGCCGGACTTCGTACACGTCCTGGCAGGCGGTCGCATCGTGCGCACCGGCGACAAATCGCTCGCCGCCGAACTCGAGTCGCACGGCTACGACTCCCTGCTGGGAACCGCATCCCGTCAGGCGGCCCGCTAG
- a CDS encoding ATP-binding cassette domain-containing protein, translated as MIEVDDLRFFTAGRVIFDGLSLRVPRGQITAIMGPSGTGKTTLLRMITGQLRPAGGRVLVDGQNVPGLRRSQLYALRRRMGMLFQNSALLTDYSVFDNVAFPVREHTALPEPLIRNLVLTKLHAVGLRGAAHLMPAQLSGGMGRRVGLARAMVLDPDLLLYDEPFAGLDPISMGMVLRLIKMNNDVLGVTSVVVSHDVEQINQIADCCYVVSGGKVIGAGSPEELAQSDSELVQQFLSGASDGPVPFHYPAADYRAELLGGDGRG; from the coding sequence ATGATCGAGGTCGACGACCTGCGGTTTTTCACCGCAGGTCGTGTGATTTTCGATGGCTTGAGCCTGCGCGTCCCGCGCGGCCAGATCACTGCCATCATGGGGCCGAGCGGTACCGGCAAGACCACACTGTTGCGCATGATCACCGGCCAGCTGCGTCCGGCGGGAGGCCGCGTGCTAGTGGACGGGCAGAACGTTCCCGGGCTGCGGCGTTCCCAGCTGTACGCCTTGCGCAGGCGGATGGGGATGTTGTTCCAGAACTCCGCGCTCCTGACCGACTACTCGGTGTTCGACAACGTGGCGTTCCCCGTGCGCGAGCACACGGCTCTGCCCGAGCCTCTGATCCGCAACCTGGTGCTGACCAAGCTGCACGCGGTGGGCTTGCGTGGCGCGGCCCATCTGATGCCGGCGCAGTTGTCGGGTGGTATGGGCCGTAGGGTCGGACTGGCGCGCGCAATGGTGCTCGACCCCGATCTGCTGCTCTACGACGAGCCGTTCGCCGGGCTCGATCCGATTTCCATGGGCATGGTGCTGCGGCTGATCAAGATGAACAACGACGTGCTGGGCGTGACCAGCGTGGTCGTGTCGCACGACGTGGAGCAGATCAACCAGATCGCGGATTGCTGCTATGTCGTGTCCGGTGGGAAGGTCATCGGCGCGGGCAGCCCGGAAGAGCTGGCGCAATCCGATTCGGAGCTCGTGCAGCAGTTCCTGAGCGGAGCCTCCGACGGTCCGGTGCCGTTCCATTATCCGGCTGCGGATTACCGCGCGGAGCTCCTGGGCGGAGACGGCCGTGGGTAA
- a CDS encoding STAS domain-containing protein, giving the protein MTASFESVGEGRYRVNGDLGFETVPAVWRQSQVALADSSQAVIDLGGVAQVDSAGLALVVEWLRWARSKGKSLSFTTVPTSLMALARISEVDGFLDAAK; this is encoded by the coding sequence GTGACGGCCTCCTTCGAATCGGTGGGTGAGGGCCGTTACCGGGTCAATGGGGATCTCGGTTTCGAGACGGTGCCGGCCGTCTGGCGCCAGAGCCAGGTGGCGCTCGCCGACAGCTCGCAGGCAGTCATCGATCTCGGTGGCGTGGCGCAGGTGGACAGCGCAGGGCTTGCCCTGGTGGTCGAGTGGCTGCGCTGGGCACGCAGCAAAGGAAAAAGCCTCAGCTTCACGACCGTCCCGACGAGCCTGATGGCGCTCGCGCGCATCAGTGAGGTGGACGGATTCCTCGATGCGGCGAAATAA